The Dinoroseobacter shibae DFL 12 = DSM 16493 DNA segment CACACCATCAAACCATGGGATCAAATACCTAAAAAGCTCATTCATTCTGCTTCGACTGGCTCGAAATCTTGAATGCCATTCAGAGCTCTGGGAGTACTTATGATATCGTTTTTATCGTAGGGTAGTGAATTGAACCAACCTTTCGAGGCGGCAATTGCAACCGCTTGATAGGCCGATCGAACTCCGAGTTTTAATCTAATAGATTTTTGCATCGTCTCAGTGGAACCCCAACGAGCATTGGCTTTTAAAAGATCGCTAGGGTTTGAAGAAATCGCAAGATTTCTCAAAAACCTTATTTCGTCGATATTGAGCACTCCTTCTGGAATGGATGGGCCGGAAGAAAGAAATGAGAAGCTATCGAAAACTATTTCACTTATATGGTAAAGATCATATCCATGCAATCGCTTTATCTCATGGACTTTTTCTTTATTACTTACTGAATACAATGACAGGCCGATTCTTAGTCCATTCTGTCTGGTGGTAGCAAAACAAATCCCATTACGACCAACATTATGATTCTCTGCATCCTGCCAGAAGCTTTCTACCAGAGGCCCTGACGCTTCTGTTTCTGAAAAGTCGAAATATCCATCGCTTGAATGAGCCTTCAGCATAACAGGATCTATGAATTGATAACCACCCGCCTGATATTTTTTTATCCATTGCTCCTTTAATGACGTTAAGATTCGGGCTTTGCTTGTCAATCCTTGTGCTTCTCGAATAATAAAAATCATATAATTTTGAAAGCCTGTTTCAATAGTGAGTTGTGACAAAAGTTGCGCAAACTCTTCCATATCCTCAACTTCTGCTAAATTGTCTGCGAGTTGCTCAATTTCTTTCGAGCGAAAAACATGATGCGTACTCCCTTCGACCAATCGCACAAGTCGCTCTAGGCCATTCCGTACGTGTTCAGGGGGCGGTGCGGTAAGCCAGAAAGAGTCGTCCAAGATGGTTTGTGCCCAGTGCTGCATCTGTGTTCGTCCAAAAGTTTAGGAGATTTTTATACGATGCCTTCAGTTAATTTTGTGTTAGAAGCTCATACATTGTAGGTGCTTGATCCCACGGTTTGATGGTGTGATCCTTTCGTTGGAATGGAAGGAAGCACTATGGGACAAGTTCGTCACGTGAGCGCCACGACCACGCACGCGGTCCGAGCAGCAATACAGCGATCGCAGGCTTCGATCGCGGAGCTGATCCGGGAGCTTGGGATCAATCCCAAGACAGTTGCCAAATGGCGCAAGCGGCAGACTGTCGAGGACCTGAAGACCGGCCCCCAAAAGCCGCGCTCTACTGTTCTGAACGAGGATGAGGAAGCGATGGTTGTGGCGTTCCGGCGGCACACCCTGCTGCCACTGGACGATTGCCTTTATGCGTTGCAGCCGTCCATCCCGCATCTGACCCGCTCTTCTCCGCATCGTTGTTTTCAGCGGCATGGCATTTCGCGTCTTCCGGATGTCGAGGGTGACAAGCCGAAACGGCAGAAGTTCAAGCGCTACCCCATCGGCTATTTTCCACATCGACCTTGCTGAGGTGAGAACCGAGGAAGGCAAACTGCATCTCTTTGTAGCCATTGACCGCACGAGCAAGTTCGCTGTTGCGCAATTGGTCGACAAAGCAAATCGCAAAACGGCCTGGGAGTTCCTTGAACACCTGCTGGAAGCTGTGCCGTACAAGATCCACACCATCCTCACTGACAACAGCATCCAGTTCGCGGAACAGCCCAGGAACCGGAATACAGCCTATTCCCGGCCTATGCGCTTCGACATGATCTGCGAAGCAAATGAGATTGAACACCGACTAACCAAACCGAACCATCCATGGACTAACGGTCAGGTGCAACGGATGAACCGCACGATCAAGGATGCGACGGTCAAAAGGTATCACTACGCCAGCCATGATCAGCTTCGCAGCCACCTCGCCGACTTCTTAGATGCGTATAACTTCGCACGCAGATTGAAGACGCTGAGCGGCCTCACGCCATATGAATACATCTGCAAAATCTGGACATCAGAGCCAGATCGATTCATCCTCAATCCGATCCACCAGATGCCGGGACTGAACACCTAGGGTCAGGCTTCATAACCAGTAGATCACGACAGCAGCGAGTGCGATGGCTGAGAGGAAGACCCCGGGACAGCGGTCATAGTGTGTCGCGACGCGTCTCCAATCCTTGAGCCTGCCAAACATAATCTCGATTCGGTTGCGCCGTTTGTATCGGCGCTTGTCGTATTTGACCGTCGTCTTTCGCTGCTTTCGACCCGGGATACAGGCGCGTATCCCTTTGTCTTTCAACGCTTCTCGGAACCAGTCAGTGTCATAACCACGATCTCCGAGCAGTCATTTGACGTTTGGCAGGCCGCTGAGCAGTGCCCGTGCGCCGATATAATCGCTGACCTGTCCGGCGGTGACAAACAGATCGATTGGTCTTCCCTGGCTTTCACAGATTGCGTGCAGCTTGGTGTTCATGCCGCCCTTGGTGCGACCCCCTCTCGGCAGATTGCCTCGCAATCGCCTGACGGGCAGTGGATCAGGCGACCACGCCCCCTTTTTTAGCGGCCATGCTGGTCGCAGTTCGATGTGCCTTGAGGTATGTCGCGTCGATCATCACAGTCTTCTGTTCGCCGTGCGCCGCAGCGAGATCGGTCATCATCCGCGCAAAGATGCCTTTCTCGCTCCAACGCTTCCAGCGGCTGTAAAGCGTCTTGTGTGGACCATAGGCGGCAGGAGCGTCGCGCCAACGCAAGCCATTGCCATTGATCAAGATAATCCCGCTCAACACACGCCGATCATCCCCTCTCGGGACATTGCTGCGCAATACCCTGCCGGGCAGTGAACGCGAGGCTTGCCGTGCGATTTCGGGAAGAAAGGGGAAAGCTTGGCCATCTGCTCGTCGGTCAGCCAGTAAAGGTCACTCATGTCACCGCTCCGTTTTCCGAGCCGTGAATCACGCAGCGCAGCGAAATTCAATGCGTCCTGACCCTAGGCTTTATAATCGAACATCCGCTCAAGCCCCGTATTCTCACCCAAAGATAAACTCAAGTATATTTTATTTAAAATTTCAGTCTATTTCTCTCAAAGAAAAAATATGCTGTTTAATTTCATTAACCGCCTGTAAGTATCAACCCACGACATTAGCAAGGCCACACTGTACCGAAAAGGTCTCACCGCTCATGTCAGGTTCCTCCTACTTCAAGGATTACACTGCCCATCAAAACGCCACCATCCTTGTTTCCAGCACAGAAGAACTCAATGCCGCTGTGGCGGAGCTTGCTGGCACGACCGGGGGTACGGTTCTGCTCTCGGGTGAGGCTGGTCCCTACCGATTGGATGCGCGCAACCTCGGCGATAGTGCCGAGAGCGCGGTTCTGATCACCTCCCAAGACTCGAACAACCCCGCGCAATTAAAGCAGGTCTATATCGACAACAGTGTCTATCTCAGCCTGACCGATGTGACGATCGATAGCGGGGATTACGGATTCGAGCGGTCAGGCCATCTCCATGACATCTATGTAAAGTCCGGAGCGCATCTGCAATTCGTCGATCTGACCATGACCAGCACTGCCGAAGCCCCCCTCGGCTTCGATGACGACACCGTGAAGGCCGAGGATGCCGTCTATCTGCGCAATGCCTCGGACGTTCTATTCGCCGACAGCACGATCTCGAATTACTACCACGGTATCAGTTTGGCAGGGGTACGCGATACGATCGTAACCGGCAACGACATCTCCGCCTTGCAGGGGGACGGTATTCGCGGCGGCGGCGTGAACAATGTTCTGGTCTCGGACAATCACATCCATGATTTCTTGGGTGCGACCAACGAGTACAACCACCCAGACATGATCCAGTTCTGGACCGGGTTCCCAGAGGGGATGACCAACACCGACCTGACGATTACCGGTAACCTGCTCAATGCGGGCGAAGGCTCCGCTGCTCAGGGCATTCTCGTACAGAACGAGGCCTTCGATGACGCGGGAGACCCTTTGGAGGGAGTTTATGGTCAAAACCTGACGATCACGGACAATGTCATCCATTCGGGCATGTCTAATGGCATCGGGATCATCGGATACCAAGGGGTCGAGGTTGCCAACAATTCGGTGCTTTGGAACGAGGGCGCCGTGCTGTCCCAGACGGCTGATGCCGTACCGGCCTCCAACCCTCCCTGGATCTTGGTACGCAACAGCTTGGAAGTCGAGACCGCTGGCAATGTCGCTCACTTGGTCCGGATCGAAACCGAGGACCAGGCCGAGACCAATTACTTTCTGGACTACGATAATCCGAGTGCGCCGAATTATGCCTATGCCCATGTGATCGGCCTTGCC contains these protein-coding regions:
- a CDS encoding autoinducer binding domain-containing protein — encoded protein: MQHWAQTILDDSFWLTAPPPEHVRNGLERLVRLVEGSTHHVFRSKEIEQLADNLAEVEDMEEFAQLLSQLTIETGFQNYMIFIIREAQGLTSKARILTSLKEQWIKKYQAGGYQFIDPVMLKAHSSDGYFDFSETEASGPLVESFWQDAENHNVGRNGICFATTRQNGLRIGLSLYSVSNKEKVHEIKRLHGYDLYHISEIVFDSFSFLSSGPSIPEGVLNIDEIRFLRNLAISSNPSDLLKANARWGSTETMQKSIRLKLGVRSAYQAVAIAASKGWFNSLPYDKNDIISTPRALNGIQDFEPVEAE